The genomic window CAACCTACAGCGGGTGAAAAAAGGTGACGCGAAGGCCAGCATCCATCGCATGGAAATAGACAGGATTCGCTTTGTGCTCAGCAGCTACCTGCGCTCTCGCCTGCAGAAGGTCAGTCAGGTCAACAATGCAATGTGCAAACTAAAGCTCTCATCACCCTCTGTGCCTGCTGACAAAATTGCCTGATCTTTGTGCCACGTATTTCTAGATTGAAAAGTTTTTCCCGCATGTGTTGGAGAGAGAAAAGTCTCGAGGTGTGGGTGATCCGTCACTGCTTTCACCGGAGGAGTTTGCCTTTGCCAAAGAGTGAGTATTGTGTTGGTTTGAGCAAGAATAGTGGAGTATGGTCAGTAGTGTTTGTTTATACTGCTGCTTCTGTGACACTAAAAACAAATCTGGTATACAGGTATTATGCCAATACTGAAACCTACCTGAAGGCTGTAGCATTGAAGCGCATGCCCCCCAACCTGCAGACAGTGGACATGCTCAAAGCAGGTAACATCTCCTTTGTATTGTCTATATTTTCACCTCACACACTCTATTTATACTTATCCAGTCTTGGATGTCTCATGCCTGAAATACTGGTATTAGCATGCGCTGGCAGGTGGTGGCATTTGCTTTGACATTTTCACTGCCCATCACATTAAGTCCCTCATATTCTAATGTAATCCCAGTGCCTGAGCCCTGCTTGGACTCCTTTGTGTTCCTACGAGTGAAGGAGAGACAGGAAAACATCATGGTCGAGCCTGAAACAGATGATCAGAGGTTCGTTTCAGTTGTTGACCCTGTTTTTaaaacccactagatggcagtgtCACCTTTCCACATTCAGTACTGTAATGATTTTCTGCTTAGATACTGAAACATCTGATATTATCTCCACTCTGTTTCTTCTATCAGAGAGTATGTTGTAGATCTCGAGGAGGGCTCTCAGCATCTAATGCGGTATCGAACCATAGCACCACTTGTTTCAAGTGGAGCCGTGCAGTTAATTTGAACACGGAGGTGAGTAACAATGAGTTTGACTGTGTGGTCTCTCTCTCATTAACTCAACACTGCCCTCACACCCTCTTGTACTGACATCTGCTAATTCATTTCTGCAGATCTTACATAAGCAACTGCTTTGCAGTGACATCTGGATTTATTTTTAGATCTTTTTTTAGCAGTGTTCATTGTCTCTTGGCAACAGATAATGGAAGAAGTATCTCCTTgaagaacaaaaacatgtttacaatatgCAGATTTGTTATTTCACTTAACTGCAGTCAacaaatataattaatataattaacacagtgatttttttgttacagGTCTGTTTGTTGGTGTGGATGATTTTGGCTCCAGGAGGTCAGAAAATGAGCAATGGCCTATTTTTGCAACACAGCAGTAATGAGGAAGGGGCACGTTAACCTGAAGAGGTTACATCTGGAAATGCTCCCATCTCACTGTTGTCAGGATTAAAGACTCATATGgggaacacaaacacagacatttgtGGCAGCATGTCGTCGAGACATTTAacacagtggggaaaaaaacaccaaatataAGATGATTAGTGGAATTGTCAGAAGTCCTCGTTGAC from Epinephelus moara isolate mb chromosome 8, YSFRI_EMoa_1.0, whole genome shotgun sequence includes these protein-coding regions:
- the gins4 gene encoding DNA replication complex GINS protein SLD5, which translates into the protein MSDVLSDDGSDVNQDDTQEDVMTPAELIAKLEEAWLNEKFSPELLENRSEVVECVMEQLTHMEANLQRVKKGDAKASIHRMEIDRIRFVLSSYLRSRLQKIEKFFPHVLEREKSRGVGDPSLLSPEEFAFAKEYYANTETYLKAVALKRMPPNLQTVDMLKAVPEPCLDSFVFLRVKERQENIMVEPETDDQREYVVDLEEGSQHLMRYRTIAPLVSSGAVQLI